Proteins encoded by one window of Canis lupus dingo isolate Sandy chromosome 22, ASM325472v2, whole genome shotgun sequence:
- the SPRY2 gene encoding protein sprouty homolog 2: protein MEARAQSGSGSQSLLQAPRDVGRQRGEPDPRDALTQQVHVLSLDQIRAIRNTNEYTEGPTVVPRPGLKPAPRPSTQHKHERLHGLPEHRQPPRFQHPQAHSSARVPLSRSISTVSSGSRSSTRTSTSSSSSEQRLLGPSFSSGPVADGIIRVQPKSELKPGELKPLSKEDLGLHAYRCEDCGKCKCKECTYPRPLPSDWICDKQCLCSAQNVIDYGTCVCCVKGLFYHCSNDDEDNCADNPCSCSQSHCCTRWSAMGVMSLFLPCLWCYLPAKGCLKLCQGCYDRVNRPGCRCKNSNTVCCKVPTVPPRNFEKPT from the coding sequence ATGGAGGCCAGAGCTCAGAGCGGCAGCGGGTCGCAGTCCTTGCTGCAGGCACCCCGTGACGTTGGCAGGCAGCGTGGGGAGCCTGACCCCAGGGATGCCCTCACCCAGCAGGTACACGTGTTGTCTCTGGATCAGATCAGAGCCATCCGAAACACCAATGAGTACACGGAGGGGCCTACTGTGGTCCCGAGACCTGGGCTCAAGCCTGCTCCTCGCCCCTCCACTCAGCACAAACACGAGAGGCTCCACGGTCTGCCCGAGCACCGCCAGCCTCCCAGGTTCCAGCACCCACAGGCCCATTCTTCTGCACGAGTCCCTCTGTCCAGGTCCATCAGCACAGTCAGCTCCGGCTCTCGGAGCAGTACAAGGACAAGTACCAGCAGCAGTTCCTCTGAACAGAGACTCTTAGGACCATCTTTCTCCTCGGGGCCTGTTGCTGATGGGATAATCCGTGTGCAGCCCAAATCGGAGCTCAAGCCAGGTGAGCTTAAGCCACTGAGCAAGGAAGATTTGGGCCTGCATGCCTACAGGTGTGAGGACTGTGGCAAGTGCAAGTGTAAAGAGTGCACCTACCCTAGGCCTCTGCCATCAGACTGGATCTGCGACAAGCAGTGCCTTTGCTCAGCCCAAAACGTGATTGACTATGGGACATGTGTGTGCTGTGTGAAAGGTCTCTTCTATCACTGTTCTAATGATGATGAGGACAACTGTGCTGACAACCCGTGTTCTTGCAGCCAGTCTCACTGTTGTACACGTTGGTCTGCCATGGGCGTCATGTCCCTTTTTTTGCCTTGTTTATGGTGTTACCTTCCAGCCAAGGGTTGCCTTAAGTTGTGCCAGGGGTGTTATGACCGGGTTAACAGGCCTGGATGCCGCTGTAAAAACTCAAACACAGTTTGCTGCAAAGTTCCCACGGTCCCACCCAGGAACTTTGAAAAACCAACATAG